In Gemella massiliensis, a single window of DNA contains:
- a CDS encoding leucine-rich repeat domain-containing protein: MKNKTILKITSGVLSGVVVLSGISQLGRIDVQAKEKIEVKANKDLQISIKEQNGGAVVDIIAVRDVNNVDVKITIDGKKVISYRVNSLKAGQKEEKVISKEQLENFKRQLKNLANKRVLPNTAPVKKNIESKANIAGSEIKVEVTYYAEEEINTEDGRKEDPKQPIEPNKPSEQDKPDNPITPEDPSKPVNPGDQDQEVIINDPLLKKLINKNIDAARDDNQKITKSEIEKLKIIKLRDKNNKAILERKSLKGTQDFKFVFTCGIKDLSGLEKAINLEELNLDENEITDLTPLANLKKLKHLSLFRNRITNLAPLSDLTNLEFLDLYSNKLTDISSLKNLVNLKHLDLHNNNDQTGDESHPIVSGGIKDISAVANMTKLEVLSLGSNDISDISVLTGLTNIKELILGGNHIKDYSKVVDYIVPRIVKMINEEGGSIKFDGQKINYGKEVEVNSKNVSMSSPFVGINEIGRKLAKQLESEEAINFFSDIKTNVEGVSATYNVATSNFELTFTDEFLKQNNGKTVPVNLKLGFEEYAWSLTNIKIKVNKKTENPVVNESELRNKLEILIKRDIRSEEGYVPNEGNQPNNNKWIEVRTKAEQVLADNKATKEQIEQAITSLEEATYNAILGSEKVKARKTLISLGKFELIPQITKATTIEKVKKIVSDVKGGTEEKPAKPDEKDPKKPGNNDNKPIEPEQPVKPTPEQPTEKAVITGYEISNKVLESNGGSLDVVIKGKNLTVDNVRIKVLDPFTATKNNNLTDGIVYKKVGDNIIATINVPSNNENNAKSYNLIFADKNGQKVTTTYEEGRGENGRVITVLPVGKTKQDAVLSFVTISSYQAHHSTDLTTTTTDKGNVSKKNGCSSLWY; encoded by the coding sequence ATGAAAAATAAAACAATTTTAAAGATAACAAGTGGAGTTCTAAGTGGAGTAGTGGTATTAAGCGGTATTTCACAATTAGGAAGAATAGATGTTCAAGCAAAAGAAAAAATTGAAGTAAAAGCAAATAAAGATTTACAAATCAGCATTAAAGAACAAAATGGCGGAGCAGTAGTAGACATTATAGCGGTAAGAGATGTAAATAATGTTGATGTAAAAATAACGATAGACGGTAAAAAAGTAATAAGTTATCGTGTTAACAGTCTGAAAGCAGGGCAAAAAGAAGAAAAAGTAATTTCAAAAGAGCAGCTTGAAAATTTCAAAAGACAACTAAAAAATTTAGCTAATAAGAGAGTGCTGCCAAATACAGCTCCGGTTAAGAAAAATATAGAAAGCAAGGCAAATATAGCGGGAAGTGAGATAAAAGTAGAAGTAACTTACTATGCAGAAGAAGAAATAAATACAGAAGATGGTAGAAAAGAAGACCCAAAACAACCGATAGAGCCGAATAAACCCTCTGAACAGGATAAACCTGATAATCCGATAACACCGGAAGATCCAAGTAAGCCGGTAAATCCGGGCGATCAGGATCAGGAAGTTATAATAAATGATCCGTTATTGAAAAAATTAATTAATAAAAATATAGATGCGGCTCGTGATGATAATCAAAAAATAACTAAATCAGAAATAGAAAAATTAAAAATTATAAAACTTCGTGATAAAAATAATAAGGCGATATTAGAAAGAAAATCACTAAAAGGAACACAAGATTTTAAATTTGTATTTACTTGTGGAATAAAAGATCTTTCCGGTTTGGAAAAAGCGATTAATTTAGAAGAATTAAATTTAGATGAAAATGAGATAACGGATCTAACACCTTTAGCTAATTTGAAAAAATTAAAACATCTAAGTTTATTTAGAAACAGAATTACTAATTTAGCGCCGTTGTCTGATTTAACAAATTTAGAATTTTTAGATTTATATTCAAATAAATTAACGGATATAAGTTCGTTGAAAAATTTAGTTAACCTAAAACATTTAGATCTTCATAATAATAATGATCAAACAGGCGATGAAAGTCACCCTATCGTTAGCGGTGGTATTAAAGATATTTCTGCAGTGGCTAATATGACTAAATTGGAAGTTTTATCGCTGGGAAGTAATGATATTTCAGATATTTCAGTTTTAACAGGATTGACTAACATTAAAGAATTAATTTTAGGCGGTAATCATATTAAAGATTATTCAAAAGTAGTTGATTACATAGTTCCACGTATTGTTAAGATGATTAACGAAGAAGGTGGAAGTATAAAATTCGATGGTCAGAAAATTAACTATGGTAAAGAAGTAGAAGTAAACTCAAAAAATGTTTCTATGTCAAGTCCTTTTGTAGGTATAAATGAAATAGGAAGAAAATTAGCTAAACAATTAGAAAGTGAGGAAGCTATTAATTTCTTCTCCGATATAAAAACAAATGTAGAAGGTGTGAGTGCAACTTATAATGTTGCAACTTCTAATTTTGAGTTGACATTTACAGATGAATTTTTGAAACAAAATAATGGTAAAACTGTGCCTGTTAATTTGAAATTGGGATTTGAGGAGTATGCTTGGAGTTTAACTAATATTAAAATAAAAGTAAATAAAAAAACAGAAAATCCGGTAGTTAATGAAAGTGAATTGAGAAATAAACTGGAAATATTGATAAAAAGAGATATAAGATCAGAAGAAGGTTATGTCCCTAATGAAGGAAATCAACCAAATAATAATAAATGGATTGAAGTTAGAACAAAGGCGGAGCAAGTATTAGCTGATAACAAAGCAACTAAGGAACAAATAGAACAGGCGATAACTTCATTGGAAGAAGCGACGTATAATGCTATATTAGGAAGTGAAAAGGTAAAAGCACGAAAAACTCTAATCTCATTAGGGAAATTTGAATTAATTCCACAGATAACAAAAGCGACTACAATAGAAAAAGTAAAAAAAATTGTTTCCGATGTTAAGGGCGGTACAGAAGAAAAACCGGCAAAACCTGATGAAAAAGATCCGAAAAAACCGGGGAATAACGATAATAAACCTATAGAACCAGAACAACCAGTAAAACCAACTCCGGAACAGCCGACAGAAAAAGCGGTGATAACAGGTTATGAAATTAGTAATAAGGTATTAGAATCAAATGGCGGTTCATTAGATGTTGTGATTAAAGGTAAAAATTTGACTGTAGACAATGTTAGGATAAAAGTTCTTGATCCTTTTACAGCAACTAAAAACAACAACTTAACCGATGGAATTGTCTATAAAAAAGTTGGTGATAATATTATCGCTACTATAAATGTTCCCTCTAATAATG